TTGGAAATCTGTGCCCATTGTGGCCTGTGTGCCGAGTCCTGCTTTTTATATCAGGTGAACGATCGGGTGCCTGAACAGGTGCCGTCTTACAAGATTCAATCCACCCTTGGCCAGATCGTCAAGAAAAAGGGCAAGGTGGACAACGAGTTCATGCAGATGTGCATGGAGACCGCCTGGTCCAAGTGTACCTGTTGCAACCGGTGCGGCATGTATTGTCCGCACGGCATCGACATGGGAATCATGTTCAGCTACCTGCGTGGCCTGCTGTATTCGCAGGGATTCGTTCCTTGGGAACTCAAGATCGGGTCCGGGATGCACCGGGTGTACCGCGCGCAGATGGATGTGACCACGGAAGACTGGGTCGAGACTTGTGAATGGATGGCCGAAGAGACCGAAGAGGAATGGCCGGGACTCGAGATTCCAGTCGATAAGGTCGGTGCGGACATCATGTACACCTGCAACGCCCGTGAACCGAAACATTATCCTGAAGACATTGCCGAGGCAGCGATTCTTTTCCATGTTGCCGGAGAAAACTGGACGGTTCCGTCCGAGGGGTGGGAACAGACGTCCCTGTCCATGTTCGCCGGAGACTGGGAGTGCTGCAAGGACAATGTTCAACATGTCTACAACGCCCTGGAACGATTGAAGCCGAAACGCGCAACTGGCACCGAGTGCGGGCACGCGCACCGGGCCACGGTCATCGAAGGTCCGTACTGGGTCGGTCGTGAAGACGGTCAGCCGCCTGTTCCATATGTCCATTATGTGGAGTGGTTGGCCGAGGCATTGCGTACCGGCAAGCTCAAGATTGATCCCACCAAGCGGATCAAGGAGCCGGTCACCTTGCAGGATTCCTGCAACTACGTCCGGAATCAGGGGCTGAAAGATGTGACCCGTGAAATCATCAGCTACATTGTCGAACCCGGGTATTTCGTCGAAATGGCGCCGACCAGGGAACACAACTACTGCTGCGGTGGTGGTGGCGGTTTCAACGGTATCGGCATGTATCGGGAACAGCGCAACGTGGCACTTCGCAAGAAGATGGACCAGATTCTGGATACCGGCTGCAAGCTGGTCATTGCTCCGTGTCACAACTGCTGGGATGCAATTCGCGATCTGGAGGAAGAATACGAAATCGGTATTCGTTGGTCCTTCCTCAAGCCGCTGGTTATCAGCATGTTGGATGTGCCCGAGCATCTGTTGCCCAAGGACGAGTAACCAAAGGACGAGGTGAGATATGTTCAGGAAGATTCTATTGGCGACCAGCGGTGCTCCGTCCACCTTTGGTGCCGCTCGTGTCGCGTTCGACATGGCCAAGCGCTACGGTGCTGAAGTCATTGTCTTCAACGTCATGGGGGTGCCGACCAAGGCTTTTTCTCAGGAGGTCAATGACGTCCGTACCGGGGAGAAGGTCGAGGTTGACGACGAGTATCGGGCCTGGGTTGAAGAGGAGTTGAAGAACACCTTTGCAAAGCAGATCGAGTGTGTCGAATTCTCCAAGATGGTGTTGACCACCGGGGTGCCACATCGGGAAATCCTTCGCGCCGCCCGTGAAGAAGATGTCGATCT
The sequence above is a segment of the Pseudodesulfovibrio sp. JC047 genome. Coding sequences within it:
- the hmcF gene encoding sulfate respiration complex iron-sulfur protein HmcF, yielding MPEGKFCNKKPITTDEQLKLTLGDKGGKQYYEEMNHLEVDSEKLWATIQKTLKSRLKTWLEICAHCGLCAESCFLYQVNDRVPEQVPSYKIQSTLGQIVKKKGKVDNEFMQMCMETAWSKCTCCNRCGMYCPHGIDMGIMFSYLRGLLYSQGFVPWELKIGSGMHRVYRAQMDVTTEDWVETCEWMAEETEEEWPGLEIPVDKVGADIMYTCNAREPKHYPEDIAEAAILFHVAGENWTVPSEGWEQTSLSMFAGDWECCKDNVQHVYNALERLKPKRATGTECGHAHRATVIEGPYWVGREDGQPPVPYVHYVEWLAEALRTGKLKIDPTKRIKEPVTLQDSCNYVRNQGLKDVTREIISYIVEPGYFVEMAPTREHNYCCGGGGGFNGIGMYREQRNVALRKKMDQILDTGCKLVIAPCHNCWDAIRDLEEEYEIGIRWSFLKPLVISMLDVPEHLLPKDE